From Elaeis guineensis isolate ETL-2024a chromosome 16, EG11, whole genome shotgun sequence, a single genomic window includes:
- the LOC105059286 gene encoding F-box/kelch-repeat protein SKIP25, with protein MPHSPRPDQMDLAASSKRPKLSSSSTAAAGGNQHHILLLREGKEEVEEEEQQNLLPGLPDHLAQLCLALVPPPLLYSVCRSWRRLLYSPSFPPFLALYALLSSSDSDSDSDNDSDIAFYCFDPIAAVWSPLPPPPPHPRLLLHHPSFIARSLPVQSVAAAGHLVLLAASTPALLPALPRPLVFHPASARWRLGPPFPCPRRWCAAGTAAGVVYLASGVGPEYNADVSHSAARWDPRLGPSASAAWEPVAPLRHGGRFSREAVEAVATRGKLCMVNLRGRGAKEGIVYNVRSDRWEDMPPALLAGWTGPAASADDDGSSIYVVDEVRGALRGYDWDGERWRVVVPESEQLKGAVQMAAGGGRVCVVNRGGSAVVVVDVAARPGRMWVVEPPRGKRVVALHVLPRMTRAES; from the coding sequence ATGCCCCATTCTCCACGCCCAGATCAAATGGACCTCGCGGCTTCCTCCAAGCGCCCCAAGCTTTCTTCCTCCTCCACCGCCGCCGCCGGCGGGAACCAACACCATATCCTCCTCCTccgagaaggaaaagaagaagtagaagaagaggagCAGCAGAACCTGCTGCCCGGGCTGCCCGACCACCTGGCCCAGCTGTGCCTGGCTCTCGTTCCGCCGCCCCTCCTCTACTCCGTCTGCCGCTCCTGGCGCCGCCTCCTCTACTCCCCGTCCTTCCCTCCCTTCCTCGCCCTCTATGCCCTCCTCTCCTCCTCTGACTCTGACTCCGACTCTGACAACGATTCCGACATCGCCTTCTACTGCTTCGACCCTATCGCCGCTGTCTGGTCTCCACTCCCGCCCCCTCCGCCGCACCCACGACTCCTCCTTCACCACCCTTCCTTCATCGCCCGCAGCCTCCCCGTCCAGTCCGTCGCCGCCGCCGGCCACCTCGTCCTGCTTGCCGCCTCCACCCCCGCCCTCCTCCCTGCCCTCCCCCGCCCGCTCGTCTTCCACCCTGCCTCCGCCCGCTGGCGCCTCGGCCCTCCCTTCCCCTGCCCCCGCCGCTGGTGCGCCGCTGGAACCGCCGCTGGGGTCGTCTACCTCGCCAGCGGTGTGGGCCCGGAGTACAACGCCGACGTCTCCCATTCCGCCGCCCGCTGGGATCCCCGCCTAGGCCCCTCCGCCTCGGCCGCCTGGGAGCCGGTGGCGCCGCTCCGCCACGGCGGGCGCTTCAGCAGGGAGGCCGTCGAGGCGGTGGCCACCCGGGGAAAGCTGTGCATGGTCAACCTGCGAGGCCGCGGCGCCAAGGAGGGCATCGTCTACAACGTCCGCTCCGACCGCTGGGAAGACATGCCACCCGCCCTCCTCGCTGGCTGGACCGGCCCGGCGGCGTCGGCGGACGACGACGGCAGCTCCATCTACGTCGTGGACGAGGTGAGAGGCGCCCTGAGGGGGTACGACTGGGATGGGGAGCGGTGGCGGGTGGTGGTGCCGGAGTCGGAGCAGCTGAAGGGGGCGGTGCAGATGGCTGCCGGAGGAGGGAGGGTGTGCGTGGTCAACCGCGGGGGCTCCGCCGTGGTGGTAGTGGACGTGGCGGCGAGGCCGGGGCGGATGTGGGTGGTGGAACCGCCGCGGGGGAAGCGGGTGGTCGCTCTCCACGTTCTTCCCCGGATGACTCGGGCCGAATCCTGA